The Mucilaginibacter terrenus genome has a segment encoding these proteins:
- a CDS encoding APC family permease: MNKNPTLHKLNELQATAICGNDISSSCLYVSALTIAYAGQFAWISLLVVAVVLYLFRKIYGEVVGALPLNGGAYNVLLNTASKRTASFAACLTILSYMATAVISAYEAMFYFHDIAGSLPLIPATIMVLAIFMMLAIIGIGESAIVAVIIFITHLASLTLLVLTCCWFLFNNGLAIFIANWHLPVTSGGIVTALFLGFSAAMLGISGFESSANFVEEQRIGVFPKTLRNMWRVVSFFNPIIALLALAILPMASINNHQESLLSYMGLKASGGWLSYIISMDAVLVLSGAVLTSYVGVTGLAERITLDRILPNFFLAQTKRGVNYRIVIGFFILCVSILLVTRGDLASLAGVYTFSFLLVMALFGVGNLLLKAKRDKLPRLERAPVLSVVVAIGFIIAAFLGNMRLNLASFYVFIHYLIPAMLFILLMLNRARVTRWLIYATAHLGKPIRRLVNKTLRPYRSLVKISSQELVFFTRGDNVAILNRVMMYVEDNEATKRLKIVHIANAESNNNNLKKDIEVLDRAYPDIDIDFVEIEGQFGPEMIDRLSKEWQIPKNFMFIGSPGNKFPYHVSELGGVRLIM; the protein is encoded by the coding sequence ATGAACAAAAATCCGACGCTGCACAAGCTTAACGAACTGCAAGCCACTGCTATATGCGGTAACGATATAAGCTCTTCCTGCCTGTATGTTTCGGCACTAACAATTGCCTATGCAGGCCAGTTTGCCTGGATATCTTTGCTGGTTGTTGCAGTTGTATTGTATCTGTTCAGGAAAATTTACGGTGAAGTAGTTGGCGCTTTACCACTTAACGGAGGTGCTTACAATGTACTGCTAAATACGGCATCAAAACGTACAGCTTCTTTCGCCGCGTGCCTCACTATTCTTTCGTATATGGCTACGGCGGTAATATCGGCTTACGAGGCAATGTTCTATTTTCATGATATTGCAGGCAGCCTTCCCTTGATCCCTGCAACGATAATGGTTTTGGCTATATTTATGATGCTGGCTATTATAGGCATTGGAGAATCGGCCATTGTAGCTGTAATTATATTTATCACTCATCTCGCTTCTCTTACCTTGTTGGTACTTACCTGCTGCTGGTTTCTCTTCAATAATGGACTTGCGATTTTTATTGCCAACTGGCATTTACCTGTTACATCAGGAGGCATTGTTACTGCTCTATTTTTAGGTTTTTCAGCGGCAATGCTAGGCATATCGGGCTTTGAGAGTTCAGCCAATTTTGTGGAAGAACAAAGGATTGGTGTATTTCCTAAAACGCTGCGAAATATGTGGCGTGTAGTAAGTTTCTTTAATCCCATTATTGCACTACTGGCTTTAGCAATATTGCCTATGGCTTCAATTAATAATCATCAGGAATCACTACTTTCTTATATGGGCCTTAAAGCGAGTGGCGGCTGGCTGAGCTACATTATATCGATGGATGCAGTACTGGTATTAAGTGGCGCTGTACTAACCTCCTATGTGGGCGTAACCGGGCTTGCCGAGCGTATTACCTTAGACCGTATACTGCCAAACTTTTTTCTTGCCCAAACCAAAAGGGGCGTTAACTATCGTATCGTAATCGGCTTTTTTATTTTGTGCGTTTCTATTTTACTGGTAACCCGTGGCGACCTTGCAAGTTTAGCGGGTGTATACACTTTTTCGTTCTTGTTGGTAATGGCTTTATTTGGCGTAGGCAACCTGCTATTGAAAGCTAAACGAGACAAATTACCGAGGTTGGAAAGAGCACCTGTCTTATCGGTTGTGGTGGCTATCGGCTTTATAATAGCAGCCTTTTTGGGTAATATGCGACTGAACCTGGCGTCGTTTTATGTTTTTATTCATTACCTAATACCGGCCATGCTGTTCATTTTACTGATGTTAAACAGAGCGCGGGTAACAAGATGGCTTATTTACGCCACCGCACATTTAGGCAAGCCCATTCGCCGTTTGGTAAACAAAACGCTCAGGCCCTATCGGTCATTGGTAAAAATCAGTTCGCAGGAACTGGTATTTTTTACCAGAGGTGACAACGTTGCTATTTTAAATCGGGTGATGATGTATGTTGAGGACAATGAAGCAACCAAGCGATTAAAGATCGTCCACATTGCTAACGCCGAAAGCAACAATAACAACTTGAAAAAGGACATTGAGGTACTGGACAGAGCCTATCCGGACATCGATATCGACTTCGTAGAAATAGAAGGCCAATTTGGCCCGGAGATGATTGACAGGCTTTCAAAAGAATGGCAAATTCCCAAAAATTTTATGTTCATCGGCTCGCCCGGTAACAAGTTCCCCTACCATGTTTCTGAACTTGGAGGGGTAAGGCTCATCATGTAA
- a CDS encoding DUF389 domain-containing protein, giving the protein MNELLQQIRHAITNRFNLQEDKADELEIVTAIRKNIDFRGTNLWALIFAIFIASIGLNVNSTAVIIGAMLISPIMGPVMGIGLGIGINDLSMVKKGGKNLLVATLVSVITSTLYFSITPLHEAQSELLARTSPSIWDVFIAFFGGLAGMVAASRKEKNNVVPGVAIATALMPPLCTAGFGIATGNWLYVLGAIYLYFINSVFIAIATYLMSRYLQLQRTHFDDPAVQKKVTRYVIIIVVLTIIPSIYMAYRIVNKSIFENNARKFVEQEFHFNSTQVVSKTYTYSDGKKTIDLLLIGSVLDKPVIDSLKHRMNGYRLRNVQLNIRQGLNAKQEIDFSQIKASILEDVFNSQNKPDTIRLAAKPLNKDSTVLTELKILYPTVTAFGVSKLAIRRPDTNIIDTQRVALIRFTKPLRGADVQKLQLWLQKRYQSPRLKLVAQ; this is encoded by the coding sequence ATGAATGAATTACTACAACAGATACGCCACGCTATAACAAACCGCTTTAATTTACAGGAAGATAAGGCCGACGAATTAGAGATTGTTACTGCCATACGGAAGAATATCGATTTTCGTGGTACCAACCTTTGGGCACTTATATTTGCTATTTTCATTGCATCTATTGGTTTAAATGTTAATTCGACAGCTGTGATTATTGGTGCAATGCTTATTTCACCTATAATGGGCCCGGTAATGGGAATTGGATTAGGCATTGGCATTAATGATCTTTCAATGGTTAAAAAAGGAGGCAAAAACCTCCTGGTTGCCACACTGGTAAGCGTTATTACTTCAACTTTATATTTCTCTATCACCCCTTTACATGAAGCACAATCCGAACTGCTCGCCCGCACTTCTCCGTCAATATGGGATGTCTTCATTGCATTTTTTGGTGGTTTGGCGGGTATGGTAGCAGCATCCCGTAAAGAAAAAAACAACGTGGTGCCTGGCGTAGCCATAGCAACAGCACTAATGCCGCCACTGTGCACTGCAGGGTTTGGCATTGCCACGGGTAATTGGCTATATGTGCTTGGAGCCATTTATCTATACTTCATCAATAGCGTATTCATTGCTATTGCCACTTACCTCATGTCACGTTACCTCCAACTGCAGCGCACGCATTTTGACGATCCGGCAGTTCAAAAGAAAGTTACCCGGTATGTGATCATTATTGTAGTGCTAACCATTATACCAAGCATCTATATGGCTTATCGCATTGTAAACAAGAGCATCTTTGAAAATAACGCCCGGAAATTTGTAGAACAGGAATTTCACTTCAATAGCACACAAGTAGTTTCAAAAACCTATACTTACTCGGATGGAAAGAAAACTATAGATCTTTTGCTAATTGGATCCGTTCTCGATAAACCCGTAATTGACTCGTTAAAACACCGGATGAACGGTTACCGCTTACGTAATGTACAATTGAATATCCGGCAGGGACTTAACGCCAAACAAGAAATAGATTTCTCCCAGATTAAAGCTAGTATACTGGAGGATGTTTTTAACAGCCAAAACAAACCCGATACGATAAGGTTGGCAGCTAAACCTTTAAACAAGGATAGCACAGTGCTTACGGAATTGAAAATACTCTACCCAACGGTTACTGCATTTGGCGTAAGTAAACTGGCTATAAGAAGGCCAGACACCAACATAATTGACACACAGCGCGTTGCTTTGATCCGGTTTACCAAACCATTACGCGGTGCAGATGTTCAGAAATTACAGTTATGGTTGCAAAAGCGATATCAATCACCACGTTTAAAACTCGTAGCTCAATAG
- a CDS encoding TolC family protein — MQNFKTPVLVLLCLCLALKGFGQQYLQPIKLVELLNRVNSSAPTLLADSAAIGIKQSQAAETRNNWLPNLKLNYQADIGTNNNTAGPYFGFGIVPSNSRGVRTESNTNAVLTNLGIAALDWEIYNFGAYNAQNKVAESDVSVEQSQFQQSKYRLQAYTIGNYLQLLRLQDYLNIQARNIERNQQIRRSIQSLAKSGIRPGVDTSIAEAELSKARLTYLELNNQLKQTQLQLAALSGLSYQAMVPDTLIETRLILQENIPDILVADTANHPIINYYQSVVQNSRERESLVKKQYNPKILLEAAAWGRGASIDGNDRYNSLSNGWGFDRSNYLVGVGISYNLFDMRRKQLKLRTQKSATDYALRRLDEQKNLLTLSVNQADVELNTAKQRLTEIPNQLKAANAGYRQKLSLYKSGLTDIIELNAALNILYRAETDYAQARFAYISALFQKAVTANNLSSVLNLLN, encoded by the coding sequence ATGCAAAATTTTAAAACACCTGTGCTGGTGTTGCTCTGTCTCTGCCTTGCCCTAAAAGGCTTTGGCCAGCAATATCTGCAGCCGATTAAGCTAGTCGAACTGCTTAACCGGGTTAATTCAAGCGCACCCACGCTATTGGCAGATTCTGCCGCCATTGGAATAAAACAATCGCAAGCTGCCGAAACTCGCAATAATTGGCTTCCTAATTTAAAACTTAACTACCAGGCCGATATCGGCACTAACAATAATACGGCCGGACCTTACTTTGGCTTTGGCATTGTGCCAAGTAACTCGCGCGGCGTTAGGACCGAAAGCAATACCAATGCGGTATTGACGAACTTAGGAATTGCTGCGCTCGATTGGGAGATATACAACTTTGGGGCTTACAACGCTCAAAATAAGGTGGCCGAATCAGATGTCTCCGTCGAACAAAGCCAGTTTCAGCAATCAAAATACCGCTTGCAGGCCTATACAATAGGTAACTATCTGCAACTACTCCGCTTGCAGGACTATTTGAACATACAAGCGCGCAATATTGAACGGAATCAACAAATTCGCCGTTCTATACAGTCCCTTGCAAAAAGTGGAATAAGGCCGGGCGTAGACACTAGTATCGCTGAAGCGGAATTATCAAAGGCAAGGTTAACTTATCTCGAACTGAATAACCAGCTCAAACAAACTCAATTGCAGTTAGCTGCACTTAGCGGACTATCATATCAAGCTATGGTGCCGGACACCTTGATTGAAACACGCCTTATTTTGCAAGAAAACATTCCTGACATCCTTGTTGCAGATACCGCTAATCACCCGATCATTAATTATTATCAGTCAGTTGTACAAAATAGCCGAGAAAGAGAAAGCTTGGTAAAAAAACAATACAATCCTAAGATTTTGTTAGAAGCTGCAGCCTGGGGACGTGGTGCTAGTATTGATGGCAATGATCGATACAACAGCTTATCTAACGGTTGGGGCTTTGATCGTAGCAATTACCTGGTAGGTGTTGGAATATCTTATAATCTTTTCGATATGCGCCGGAAACAACTGAAGTTGCGCACGCAGAAATCTGCTACTGACTACGCGTTACGCAGGTTGGACGAACAAAAAAATCTGCTGACTTTAAGCGTTAATCAGGCTGATGTAGAATTAAACACCGCAAAACAGCGCCTTACTGAGATACCCAATCAGTTGAAAGCTGCTAATGCAGGCTATCGTCAGAAGCTGTCCCTTTATAAAAGCGGCTTAACGGATATTATAGAATTAAACGCGGCCCTTAATATACTGTACCGGGCTGAAACTGATTACGCGCAAGCCCGCTTCGCGTACATAAGTGCTCTATTTCAAAAGGCGGTTACCGCAAATAACCTGAGTTCTGTTTTAAACCTTTTAAATTAA
- a CDS encoding efflux RND transporter permease subunit, whose translation MSMVTTALKRPITVVVITLSLMIFAVLSALNIPIDIFPQLNLPTIYVIESYGGMSPQQMEGFFSTRLQDQFLYVNGIKNITTKNIQGLTMLKISFYESTNMAEAQAQVALQVNRAMKFFPPGALPPQVIRYDASSLPVGQLVLSAPGRSLKEIYDMAATRIRPMFASVPGLSAPPPFGANSRSITVSVDPAKMRSYELTPDEVVQALAKFNAMSPSGNLRIDNTMFTTTINSLVKKSEEFGDIPIKTKNGVSVLVKDVARVADASDITVDYALINGKRSVYIPIVKTADASTWSVVQGLKSKLPEMQSLLPDDIKVSYEFDQSIFVINAVKSLMTEGGLGALLTGLMVLLFLRDWRSSLIVVVTIPVSILLGVMLLGAFGQTINIMTLSGLALAIGILVDQATVTIENIHQHLEMGKSKRLAIYDACEEISFPLLLILLCILAVFAPSFLMTGVPKAMFLPLSMSIGLTMIVSYILAQTLVPIMSNWLIKAEQYQHYHHGELHAHAGEALDWQEEDQINDHLKNEQEDPGKNDFFERVKLRFMDIITRWMPSKKWIVPVYLVVVVLLAGIGFAVIGKDMMPKLNNGQFLIRIKAPDGTRLERTEDKFKQVLNIIDKTVDHHVEISSGYVGIIPSSYGSSNLYIFNTGTHEAVLQVKLDESYKVNMDELKDALRKNIGEKMPDLRITFEPIDMTEKIMSQGAATPIEIRVAGKDMEQIEAYANKTVVKLKQISYLRDVQIVQPLKIPVIAITLDRQKVSQFGLNVTDIARSVTASTSSSRFTEKNQWLDEDKQYTYQVQVQIPEYTMNTMDELKEIPLLKGQSTPTLADVANFKMTYAPGEYDRAGPRRFLTVSANINKMDLGTATADVQQALESIGKPPKGLLPELKGMTSLLTETMSSLQSGLGFAVLVIFLLLAANYQSFKLSFTVLSTVPAVILGSLTALLLTGSTLNLQSYMGMIMSTGVSVANAILIVTNGEKLRIEFKDATRASITSAAIRLRPILMTSLAMMAGMIPMASGLGEAGEQTAPLGRAVIGGLLASTLAALFILPLVFAWVQDKTSYESPSLMPKENMAIETSTL comes from the coding sequence ATGTCAATGGTTACAACAGCACTAAAACGGCCAATCACCGTAGTAGTTATTACCTTAAGTTTGATGATTTTTGCCGTGCTTAGTGCGCTCAATATTCCTATAGATATCTTTCCGCAGCTTAACCTTCCTACTATTTATGTTATCGAATCTTACGGCGGTATGTCTCCCCAGCAAATGGAGGGTTTTTTTAGCACCCGTTTACAAGATCAATTTCTTTACGTAAATGGCATCAAAAATATCACCACAAAAAATATTCAAGGGCTTACCATGCTTAAGATTAGCTTTTACGAAAGCACTAACATGGCCGAAGCCCAGGCGCAGGTGGCTTTACAGGTAAACCGCGCCATGAAGTTTTTTCCGCCGGGTGCGTTGCCACCGCAGGTCATCCGTTATGATGCGTCGTCTCTCCCGGTCGGACAATTGGTATTGTCCGCTCCTGGCCGTAGCTTAAAAGAAATTTATGATATGGCCGCCACCCGCATCCGGCCTATGTTTGCCTCGGTTCCGGGTTTGTCAGCACCACCACCGTTTGGTGCAAATTCCCGCTCTATCACCGTAAGTGTTGACCCGGCTAAGATGCGCAGTTATGAACTGACACCCGATGAGGTTGTGCAAGCGTTAGCAAAATTTAATGCTATGTCACCTTCGGGTAACTTAAGGATTGACAATACCATGTTTACCACCACCATTAATTCGCTAGTAAAAAAGTCTGAAGAGTTTGGTGACATTCCAATTAAAACAAAAAACGGTGTTTCTGTACTTGTAAAAGATGTTGCCCGTGTAGCCGACGCATCCGACATTACAGTAGATTACGCGCTCATCAATGGCAAACGATCTGTTTACATTCCTATCGTTAAAACTGCCGATGCGTCTACTTGGTCGGTAGTACAAGGGCTCAAAAGTAAGCTTCCCGAAATGCAAAGTTTGTTGCCCGATGACATTAAGGTATCGTATGAGTTTGACCAATCTATTTTTGTGATCAATGCTGTTAAAAGCTTAATGACCGAAGGTGGACTGGGTGCCTTGCTAACCGGTTTGATGGTATTGTTATTTCTACGCGATTGGCGAAGTAGCTTAATTGTCGTTGTTACTATTCCTGTTTCTATCTTACTAGGTGTAATGTTATTAGGAGCTTTTGGACAAACTATTAATATCATGACTTTGAGCGGCCTTGCGTTGGCAATTGGCATCCTTGTTGATCAGGCGACTGTAACGATAGAAAACATTCACCAGCACTTGGAAATGGGAAAGTCGAAACGCTTGGCTATCTATGATGCCTGCGAAGAGATTTCGTTCCCGCTTTTGTTAATCTTGCTTTGCATCCTGGCTGTGTTTGCCCCCTCTTTCCTAATGACTGGGGTACCCAAAGCAATGTTCCTTCCTTTATCAATGTCCATTGGTTTAACCATGATCGTATCCTACATATTGGCGCAAACACTTGTGCCCATCATGAGCAACTGGCTGATCAAAGCCGAGCAATATCAGCATTATCATCATGGAGAACTGCATGCTCACGCTGGCGAAGCGTTGGATTGGCAAGAAGAAGATCAGATAAACGATCATTTGAAGAATGAGCAGGAAGATCCGGGGAAAAACGATTTTTTCGAACGAGTAAAGTTGCGTTTCATGGACATTATCACGCGGTGGATGCCTAGTAAGAAATGGATAGTACCGGTATATTTAGTAGTAGTTGTTTTGCTGGCGGGTATTGGTTTCGCGGTTATCGGAAAAGACATGATGCCAAAGCTGAACAACGGTCAATTTCTAATCCGTATTAAAGCCCCGGATGGAACACGCCTGGAACGTACAGAAGACAAATTCAAACAGGTGCTAAACATCATTGATAAAACAGTTGATCATCATGTAGAAATTAGCTCGGGTTATGTAGGTATAATTCCAAGTAGTTACGGCAGCAGTAATCTCTACATTTTTAATACAGGCACTCATGAGGCTGTATTACAAGTAAAGCTTGATGAAAGCTATAAGGTGAACATGGACGAGCTAAAAGATGCATTGCGTAAAAACATAGGTGAGAAAATGCCTGACCTGCGTATAACCTTCGAGCCGATTGATATGACTGAAAAGATCATGAGTCAGGGTGCTGCCACACCAATCGAAATCCGGGTAGCAGGTAAGGACATGGAACAGATTGAGGCATATGCCAATAAAACGGTAGTCAAATTAAAGCAGATATCATACCTCAGAGACGTGCAGATTGTACAGCCATTGAAAATACCTGTAATTGCAATTACGCTTGACCGCCAAAAAGTTTCGCAATTTGGCCTGAACGTTACAGACATTGCCCGCTCAGTAACTGCAAGCACATCGTCCAGTCGCTTCACTGAAAAGAACCAATGGCTGGATGAAGACAAACAATATACCTACCAGGTACAAGTGCAAATTCCGGAGTATACGATGAATACTATGGACGAACTAAAGGAAATACCCTTGCTGAAGGGACAAAGCACCCCGACATTAGCCGACGTAGCAAATTTTAAAATGACCTACGCACCTGGTGAATATGACCGTGCAGGTCCGCGGCGTTTTCTTACTGTAAGCGCTAACATCAACAAAATGGATTTGGGAACCGCAACTGCCGACGTGCAACAAGCGCTCGAATCAATAGGTAAGCCGCCAAAAGGCTTACTACCCGAGCTAAAAGGCATGACCAGCTTACTTACCGAAACAATGAGCAGTTTACAAAGCGGTTTAGGTTTCGCAGTATTAGTGATCTTTTTATTGCTGGCTGCTAATTACCAGTCCTTTAAACTTTCCTTTACGGTACTTTCCACAGTACCAGCAGTAATCCTGGGATCGCTAACGGCACTTTTACTTACCGGCTCTACGCTTAATTTGCAATCTTACATGGGGATGATCATGTCTACGGGTGTATCGGTAGCAAACGCTATCCTTATAGTCACCAACGGAGAAAAACTGAGGATAGAGTTTAAAGATGCTACTCGCGCGTCAATTACCAGCGCCGCTATCCGCTTGCGACCCATCCTGATGACAAGTTTGGCTATGATGGCAGGAATGATCCCTATGGCCTCTGGCTTAGGCGAAGCTGGCGAACAAACCGCACCTTTAGGCCGTGCCGTGATCGGCGGCCTACTGGCGTCAACTTTAGCTGCTTTATTCATCTTGCCATTGGTATTTGCCTGGGTACAGGATAAAACTTCTTATGAATCACCATCATTAATGCCTAAAGAAAACATGGCTATCGAAACTTCAACATTGTAA
- a CDS encoding efflux RND transporter periplasmic adaptor subunit, with protein MKTKLIIITFAPLLFAACSGNQKPVDLTEQKITSNKKYEIGTITQKALSSYARLPGQLNPFNEVNLFPKVNGFVKTVLVDRGTQVRKGQLLLTLEAPEMQSQLQAANSRYLQAQETANASKEKYSRLKQAAAEPGSVSPLELDNALSRMKSDLAIANSEKANMGSVETMQGYLQIYAPFNGTIVQRNVSPGALVAPGKATDQPMLVLQDTRKLRLEVAIPEDYVDKLDLRRLVTFTFNAMPGIAHTAKISRTANALGNMHSEAIEIDVVNNDGQLKPGMYAEVKIPLRSGAQSLLVPNSAIVRSTERKYVIVAKNGHAVLTDIKEGLAGKDSTEVFGNLKAADQIVLNAGDDLKNGDNLK; from the coding sequence ATGAAAACCAAATTAATCATCATAACGTTTGCACCACTACTTTTCGCAGCCTGCTCAGGTAATCAAAAGCCGGTAGATCTAACCGAACAGAAAATCACAAGTAACAAAAAGTATGAGATCGGAACTATAACCCAAAAGGCACTATCCAGCTATGCGCGATTACCAGGCCAGTTGAATCCGTTTAATGAGGTGAATTTATTTCCAAAGGTTAACGGTTTCGTCAAAACGGTGTTGGTTGATCGTGGTACGCAGGTACGCAAAGGTCAGCTACTGTTAACGCTGGAAGCACCGGAGATGCAATCACAATTGCAGGCTGCTAACTCCCGCTATTTACAGGCACAGGAAACGGCTAATGCCAGTAAGGAAAAGTATAGCAGGTTAAAGCAAGCCGCTGCTGAACCCGGTTCTGTTTCTCCTTTGGAACTTGATAATGCGTTATCGCGTATGAAATCGGATTTGGCTATTGCTAATTCTGAAAAAGCTAATATGGGATCGGTGGAAACTATGCAAGGCTATTTGCAAATATATGCTCCTTTTAACGGCACAATCGTGCAACGCAATGTTTCCCCCGGTGCGCTGGTCGCGCCAGGTAAGGCAACTGACCAACCCATGCTGGTATTACAGGACACCCGAAAACTACGGCTTGAAGTGGCAATTCCAGAAGATTATGTAGACAAGTTAGACTTAAGACGGTTGGTTACTTTTACTTTTAACGCTATGCCAGGTATTGCACATACTGCTAAGATCAGTCGTACGGCTAATGCACTAGGAAATATGCATTCAGAAGCCATTGAGATTGATGTTGTAAATAATGATGGTCAGCTAAAGCCAGGCATGTATGCTGAAGTAAAAATACCCCTGCGTTCAGGAGCTCAGTCACTATTGGTTCCTAATTCCGCCATCGTTCGATCTACGGAAAGAAAATATGTGATTGTCGCCAAAAACGGCCACGCAGTTTTAACAGACATAAAGGAGGGTCTCGCCGGGAAGGATTCTACGGAAGTATTTGGCAATTTAAAAGCCGCTGACCAAATTGTTTTGAACGCAGGTGATGATTTGAAAAACGGTGACAATCTAAAGTAG
- a CDS encoding BT_3987 domain-containing protein, with protein MKKRSTKLYLSLVTLMACLALSCSKESDKNYNYKNAPTSVELPIAAHAGPAMFDNGGFKYAVSKSISSTPQPLATTVLLSGTKPLNKDVTVTLSIDAAALTSLNAEHRKLYVADSLAAVKDGNDLPNSSDFKYELYESLPADAYSAPTSTVVIPARQTTADYIVNINTSKLTLGVKYMLPISITDAQGQQINYYKSVYYIVGIKSAYEGEAKATGTIEFPDPSINRSWTNRDKTLTTVNGNIIRVEAADLGGSNYYMWLIVNPDNSVTVISAPGSANPSIQTNGSCTYDPATKTFDLHYKYVGGTGDRIITEKILLN; from the coding sequence ATGAAAAAAAGATCTACTAAACTTTATCTGTCACTTGTAACATTAATGGCTTGTCTTGCGCTATCATGTTCTAAGGAATCCGACAAGAATTACAACTACAAAAATGCCCCTACTTCTGTGGAATTACCCATTGCTGCGCACGCCGGCCCTGCAATGTTTGATAACGGAGGGTTTAAATATGCAGTATCCAAAAGTATAAGCTCTACTCCGCAGCCTTTAGCTACTACTGTTCTCTTGTCGGGCACAAAACCCCTTAACAAAGATGTTACTGTTACTTTAAGCATAGATGCAGCAGCGTTAACCTCATTGAACGCTGAGCATCGCAAGCTTTACGTAGCTGATAGTTTAGCTGCAGTAAAAGATGGTAACGATTTGCCAAACTCATCAGACTTCAAATATGAGCTGTACGAGAGTCTGCCTGCTGATGCTTATAGTGCACCAACCTCAACGGTGGTGATACCAGCCAGGCAAACCACAGCAGACTATATTGTTAATATAAACACATCCAAACTTACACTTGGTGTTAAGTACATGCTACCTATATCCATTACCGATGCTCAAGGGCAGCAGATAAACTATTACAAATCAGTGTACTACATAGTGGGGATAAAAAGTGCTTATGAGGGCGAAGCAAAAGCAACCGGAACGATAGAGTTTCCGGATCCATCTATAAACCGCTCTTGGACAAACCGGGACAAAACATTAACAACTGTAAATGGCAATATTATACGTGTTGAAGCAGCTGATTTGGGAGGTAGCAACTATTACATGTGGTTGATTGTTAATCCTGATAACTCCGTTACTGTAATTTCTGCGCCGGGTTCGGCAAATCCGTCCATACAAACAAACGGAAGTTGCACGTATGACCCTGCAACTAAAACTTTTGATCTTCACTACAAGTATGTAGGAGGTACTGGCGACAGAATTATAACGGAAAAGATATTGCTAAATTAA
- a CDS encoding RNA polymerase sigma-70 factor — MKTLPFLMKSDVKLTDSELLDLFANGNDNAFADIYNRYWKRLVALAYSYTKEKFAAEEIVQEVFVSLWNRRGHVKIETLNSYLATSIKFAVFKGIYTKSRHEKLLEKMPGSPSADLPEDLLHAKFLEEYVNGLVEQLPEKCRLVYQYSRQKGLSPQEIADEMNIAKKTVEAHLTKALKVLRLNLKEMMILIILLNQH; from the coding sequence GTGAAAACATTGCCATTCCTGATGAAGTCTGATGTGAAGCTTACTGATAGCGAGTTACTTGATCTGTTTGCAAACGGCAATGATAATGCTTTTGCAGATATATATAACAGGTACTGGAAAAGGCTTGTTGCACTAGCTTATAGCTATACAAAGGAGAAGTTTGCTGCAGAAGAGATAGTACAGGAGGTTTTTGTTAGCTTGTGGAATAGAAGAGGGCATGTGAAAATAGAAACGCTTAATTCTTATTTGGCAACCTCAATTAAGTTTGCCGTATTTAAAGGCATATACACTAAAAGCCGGCACGAGAAATTGCTTGAGAAAATGCCCGGTTCCCCGTCGGCAGATCTTCCGGAAGATTTATTACACGCAAAATTTTTGGAGGAGTATGTTAACGGCCTTGTGGAGCAACTACCAGAAAAGTGCCGTTTGGTTTATCAATACAGTCGCCAGAAAGGATTGTCGCCTCAGGAAATTGCAGATGAGATGAACATTGCTAAAAAAACAGTTGAAGCTCATTTGACAAAAGCACTCAAGGTCCTTCGTCTTAATCTTAAAGAGATGATGATCCTGATCATTTTGCTAAACCAGCACTAA